TGTTTAAAAAGCTTGTTTATTTGCACTATGCAATATGTCTAACAGTCACACGATAATGTTCTGAATTGCTCATACTTTCTCTGAAATGTCTTTCTGTATTGCTTAATTAAACTTCCACctttatatttaacaatagaTGGTGCACAGTTCAATTTTGTCTACCCAATAcaacacctatatatatatatccatattataaaacactaaataatttACCAGGAACcctttaaatattatgaataatatatcaAACATTCCTAGCCATTTTTAGATATTCTTGCTATCTGGGGAATCCACATTTTCTTCCTTTTCACATTCTATACTCTGCCGAATGAGCTGCCAGCATTTCAGTGGTCTCCTCTGGATTTTCGGCTTGTTTTGCACAATTTTGCACAGTGGATCATTTCCAGGGTCACTCTTGTCTGTTTCCTCCTTCTCCTTAGCTGGTTCTCCATCCTTTGAGAACACGTTAATGAAGCGTTTCATCTTTTGCACCAATGGGTCACTGCGATCCTCCACTCTGGAATCATGagatattgttaataaataaGACTAATCAAGCTGAGAGTGTTTCGTGATGCTTTTGTATTGGAATCGAGATTAAAGGCACCCTTACCGGAGGTACCAGCGCTCTCCAAGGCCAAATGCCAGACCGCAGACGCCCAGTCTTGGCCACAGGCGCAATGGTAACCTCCGTTCCAGCATCAGAGTAGTGGCCACCACCTACGAATAGAGAAACTGATTTTCATCCAGCATGCTTCCAGAACAATTACTGTGGGACTGTATTAGCTACACTACCAACCTGGGTCCTCCAGAGTTCGTCACGCTCCTGGGTAACCCTCCACTGCGTGTCGCTCATCATGGCGATCAGGAGGTTGAACAGGAGGATGTAAGACATCACACTAAAGCAGATGTGGACACAGTGCACCACTGGATGGGTGTAGAGCGTATGGTCCACTGGCAAGTCAATCAGACCAATGCTCAGCTCAAACTGAGTGAAGACGGTGATGGGGAACGAGCGGTATGGCGGTAAAGCTAAAGGTTCTTGAGTCATGTAAAAGATCCACAAACCTGAGGAAGTAGACAAGGAAGTTCacttttaatgttacaaattCACATATGATTTGAGTATCTTTTGATGCAACTAACCGGCAGAGTATCCAATGAGGAAGATAAGGGTCAACCACATGAACTTTGTCATATCGCCAAATATTGTCTGTAAAAGAACATCCATACatgtacattataaattatactgGGTCTACAAACCAACAAGAGTGAGAGAAACACTCCACCTTCTGAATCACAATGACGTAGGGTCCCAGCATCTCAAAACCTCGGGCGAAGTACATAACATTGGACCAGCCAAGAACCAAAGCCCAAGCCATCGGCACGAGCTCTTCTGCTATTCCGGTGGCGCGcagcacacacaaaatcacaaccAGACTAGCGTAGCTAATCCTGCCACAAAAATACAGATTCAAAAGGAAATGAAGTGTGAGGGAATGCATGCAGTCAAAATAGTTTCAAATGTTTTGATGCCAAAGACCTGACAATTTTTTATATGCATACAAAGCTCTATAAACTATTTATGTTGTCTAACTGTTAAAAATATatgacagttatttaatttttattcacttGACAGACTGAGACCATATATCAGCAATAGTGAATTTttattgatcaaatgtgacaataaaaactgttcttttaaatttctaTTGATCAGTGAAACCTGAGAATAAAAAggtatcagcatattagaatgatttctgaagaatcatgggacactgaagattggagtaatgaccaattttgaaatatgtcaaaatatgaaCTTACATAGTGACATGGAAGGGTCCTCCAAGCGCAGACTGTCCAAAATAGCGTTTAGCTCCCACTTTCAAAATACTGGGAATCTGAAAAGAATTCAATATAAGGAGTGGTTTGGCATAACACCAATAATATTTGACAtgttattacataatatttctaaTGTCAGACAAAATTTTCCTCACCTCTATCAGCAGAATAACGATGGCTCCTATGACACTGATAATTTCTCCAATTAAACGCAGGTGATCTTTATAGGTCTGATAGCTCTCCTAAACACGCAAAAAGACATTAAGTTCTTGCAGACATATATAAAAGTGCTTTGATacacagaaacataaaaatattaatgtttcacACCGTTAAGCTTTTCTGCACTTTTATGGTTTGGTCGTTGTCTGCTTTGGTGTAATTCTCAGGAATGTCCTTCAGGGGGCGGTTTATACAACACACAGTGAATATGCTGATATACAGCAGGTACACCAGCATCAATAACCTGCAAAAAGATCAATAGAGCAACATCATCAGTGCGGCTGAAATCAGAAACATTGTTTTACAGCACATCACTTGCTTTCAAAGTGAAATATTTTTCTGATAAAGTCTGTAAGGCACCTGAAGTAATGTTTCCCATACAGATTCCACTTCAGTCTGACGAGCTGTTGAACTGGAGTCAACTCAAGGATCTGTCTGGCCTGAGACAAGAGAGGACACCTTTTTTGTTAAGAGATGAACTAAGAAAAGCCCAGCTACAGCAATTTGACTGGATCTGTTGCTACTGATGACTTTCACAATCTCTATTGATGTTTTACAAGTGCAGTGTCttgcacacatttacacacatctCTTTTCTGACTGCTGACAATGATCTCAAGCACTGAGAGGTCATCCTCCCTGGAGTCAATCTCAGTGAGGTCGTAAAGGTTGGAGGACAATGGTCCCAGTCTCCACTGAACAATCCGCCTGCGGTTAACCAAGTGCTGGAAGACCTGTGCAACATCACAGAAAACATTAAATGCTCCAAACTGTAACTATACAATTCTGTTCTAGATAAAGACACATGTTTTTGGAAGAGGTGCATGTAAAGATCTCTCTCTTACCACGAGGTTGCCCTCTTTCGCAGCGAGTTTGAGTGGTGTGAGGCCTCTGTAGTTGGGTACCGTGTCTAGAGGTATAGTGGCGCCCAGATCTGCATCTTGTGACATCAGCAGATCAAAAACCTGACATGCAATTGTTTTACTGGGCTGCAGAACCAACAGATGAAGAATGGTATTACCTGTTCATGAGCGAAAGAAAGAGTTACAACCAAAGATGCAGATAGAAATATCCCATTGTGTGTAAAAGGTGACTTCCTCTTACCCAGGGAGTCCTGGGCCCGGACATTAGCCCCAGCTTTTATCAGCATGGATATAATTTCTTCATTACCCACACAGCTCGCAAATGCCAGGATGTGCTCACCTACAGTCACACACTATTCACTTATTTATGTCATAGTCATGAGAAACTACATCTCTCCTGATGCTCATCCACATccataactattaaaataatcagatttaatataaatcattaatagaataaaaaaaccATCTCACCAAAGTACAGAAGCCCTCCTCTTCTTTTGCGGAAGTACATGCCTGTGACCCTGGGAGTCGCCACATCACCTCCTTTTGCTATCAACTGCCTGACTAAGTTAACATTCTGGTTAACAGCAGCGATGTGAAGGGCAGTTAAACCTGTCAATCACGTCATACATTCATCAGACCTACAAAGAGTTATTAAATTGCATGAAATGTTTGAGGAGGTTTctggtttttaaataaagaccTTGGTAGAGTTCAGAGGTCATGGGTTCGTTGATGAGCTCCGGCGCTCCTTCCATCAACGCCACAGCCGCATCAAGATTATCATTAATCACAGCAACATGCAGAGCCGTCTCTCCAAGTTCACCTAGAACGCACACCAATGCCAGATGCACATTCATGTCTGGGTTTGTTATTTAGTGTGCCagtaaataatggcaaaaaagtGGTTTACCTCTCTCAAAGACATTTGTAGATGAACAATCAAGCAGTTTCTTTATACAGGCTGCATTATTCTCCTTGGTGGCAGAAAACAGGGGGATGTCATTTACTCTGCAGAACATAAAGAGACATGACTACAACCGTAAATGGGAGCTGAAATCAGGACAGGTAGTGTTTGCAAGGCAGCAGCACAGTGTTGATATTTGTTAACATCATTTTCCTTTCTTATTGTACTTAATCTCCGCACAGATTTCTGTAATTATTTCAGTTgcagttaaaatgttttgtaggCAATTTTCTGTTTGGTTTATATAAATTTGATCATTAACACTTGCGTTGTTAAATTATTACACTGCGAAGTAGGCACAGAGGCAGCTGTataacattttaaagcacagtcatgacaaaatgtgtttatttacacaGAACCCAAGTCTAAAACCTAACCTTATAAGCACAATATACTTTTCCTAGCATTtccatgttaaaaataaaaaaaattgtttctatatttatattattatattggttAATAGTTAATTCTTTACTTTTTGTTCTGCGTGATGAAGGTCTCATCCAACATTTCGTTCCATCCTTTTCTATGCTGAAGGCGGAACTTCAGTTGGCTCCACCAATGGTTTATCTCCCCTGCAGCAGTTCTGGAGATGGCTGGAGACATGGCTTCTGGGGGATTTTCAGACCAAAAAGACTGACAAGAAGAAATCGACATTGTCAAAATAAGTTAGACCACAGAAATAAGTGAGTTTCAGAAACATATTCTGCACAGTCTTTAAATTAACATGCAGATGAAGGTGTTTCCGTCCTCATCAGCGTGTTCaagattttattataaaatcagTATATAGTTTATCTTAATAATTGAAAACATCCTTTAAAAGTAACAGTTCTTTTTAAAACTATTACCCAAACTAATATGACTTGTTTATGTAAATTCTATCTAACCCTTAAATTCATTTTGTTGATgtaacctaatatatatataacatgatgATTCaaaaccttttatatttttaatattttacatttaaaacgttaatatattttacttctACTATTACCACGACTACAACTAGGATTTTAAGTATTATTGTTGACTAGAATTTAACATATGAAGCACATTTCTATGTTAAAATTATTCatcttccacatttttttttaaatgtagaaaaacaacCACTATCCACTTTCAAAGCATAGCAATCAATTATATATGCACCTGCTACAATGCTGTCCCAAAGATGCCAGCATTCAAAGCAATATTCACCTACCGTACAAAAATCCTTAATATGTTACTCCAATGTTATTTTTAGTAAGTGATGTACAGCATGTCTGTTTGACTGTCAGTGGACAATACAGAGCTAAGCAGCCTGACATCAGTATTTATACTTATAGCTGAGTCTGGAAAAGAGGGTGGAGGACGTCACACAGGTGGACAGCTATAATGGATCCAGAGAGTTTTAGGAGCCCAATGACCCAATGTAGTTTGGGACTGATTGAGACAGTTATGTTAAATACTTGTGTTTATAGCCTAATGTAGCCGAAATGTGTTAACTTAATGTGTTAACTTAATTACTGTAGCTAACGATCCAATTAGTTAAGATATGTTTAGAATGTGCTTAAGGAAGCTCTTTCATGTCCTGGAGTGCCCCCTTGTGTGTAAATAAGTTTGATATACAAGTTATCTAATAAACAtgctaataaacatgtttttctccAGTATACAAAGTCTCCGAGCCAGCCTACAATTAGCCTACTAACTCTGAAGCTTCTTATTAAAGATGTGTTACTTTCTTTGGATAACAactaattgttgttttattattttacttaagtaGCTATTTATTTCAACATGACTTGCACTAAAGTGGACAGAGCTGGGCTTTCTTTACTATGTACCTCTATGGAGTTGCGAGATTGGTCCGTTGTCCATATTTTTCTGTCTTCACCCATCATCTTTTGACTGCGTAGGCCTACCTGAAACAAAACCATATCAGTCAACACTTTTAAAAGCACTGTGTCAGATAAATGTACAGCAAACCTGTCTCAAACCAGCTGACGGATACCAGGATGTTCCAGATGAGTCAAAACGACCTTCTTTGACCGGAACATTTACCTTTATTGAAGCGCG
This genomic stretch from Cyprinus carpio isolate SPL01 chromosome B16, ASM1834038v1, whole genome shotgun sequence harbors:
- the LOC109054499 gene encoding transient receptor potential cation channel subfamily V member 5-like, which codes for MMGEDRKIWTTDQSRNSIESFWSENPPEAMSPAISRTAAGEINHWWSQLKFRLQHRKGWNEMLDETFITQNKKVNDIPLFSATKENNAACIKKLLDCSSTNVFERGELGETALHVAVINDNLDAAVALMEGAPELINEPMTSELYQGLTALHIAAVNQNVNLVRQLIAKGGDVATPRVTGMYFRKRRGGLLYFGEHILAFASCVGNEEIISMLIKAGANVRAQDSLGNTILHLLVLQPSKTIACQVFDLLMSQDADLGATIPLDTVPNYRGLTPLKLAAKEGNLVVFQHLVNRRRIVQWRLGPLSSNLYDLTEIDSREDDLSVLEIIVSSQKRDARQILELTPVQQLVRLKWNLYGKHYFRLLMLVYLLYISIFTVCCINRPLKDIPENYTKADNDQTIKVQKSLTESYQTYKDHLRLIGEIISVIGAIVILLIEIPSILKVGAKRYFGQSALGGPFHVTMISYASLVVILCVLRATGIAEELVPMAWALVLGWSNVMYFARGFEMLGPYVIVIQKTIFGDMTKFMWLTLIFLIGYSAGLWIFYMTQEPLALPPYRSFPITVFTQFELSIGLIDLPVDHTLYTHPVVHCVHICFSVMSYILLFNLLIAMMSDTQWRVTQERDELWRTQVVATTLMLERRLPLRLWPRLGVCGLAFGLGERWYLRVEDRSDPLVQKMKRFINVFSKDGEPAKEKEETDKSDPGNDPLCKIVQNKPKIQRRPLKCWQLIRQSIECEKEENVDSPDSKNI